In Phaseolus vulgaris cultivar G19833 chromosome 10, P. vulgaris v2.0, whole genome shotgun sequence, a single genomic region encodes these proteins:
- the LOC137817883 gene encoding uncharacterized protein produces METPFSLVYGSDAMIPVEIHESSPRFQSFVAEESNEERRVNLDLMDDAREEARIKAEAVKKRVDHQYSSKVKLRRFQVGDLVMRKAHPYELENKLSPKWTRPFRITKAKGNGSYNLETLEGSNAANLKFYFS; encoded by the coding sequence atggagacgccatTCAGCCTAGTATACGGGTCagatgccatgatcccagtagagattCACGAGAGTTCTCCACGTTTCCAAAGCTTTGTGGCAGAAGAATCcaatgaggaaagaagggtAAATCTAGACCTAATGGACGACGCCAGAGAGGAAGCAAGGATAaaggctgaagccgtgaagaaAAGAGTAGATCATCAgtacagctctaaggtgaagctgcGGCGGTTCCAAGTTGGCGacctggtcatgaggaaggctcatccttacgagttagagaacaagttgtctcccaagtggaccagaCCCTTCAGAATAACCAAAGCCAAGGGAAACGGTTCGTACAATCTAGAGACTCTAGAGGGGAGCAATGCggcaaatttaaagttttatttcagttga